Proteins from one Bacillota bacterium genomic window:
- the galT gene encoding galactose-1-phosphate uridylyltransferase, whose amino-acid sequence MSELRQDIATKRWVIVSKERAKRPHQFLKQMVVQEEPDHRDDCPFCEGNEGQTPPEVYALRNGSEPNQPGWKVRVVPNKFAALSTSAKWEVKHPEIFTTINGYGSHEVIIETPQHNQTLATLPQEHVQLVLQALLQRMRTLAQDNRIAFVQVFRNHGAGAGTSLVHPHSQLIATPIVPTNIREEIEEARRFYDDRVTCVYCYMLEKELECEERVVLTTDHYVVLAPFASRFPFELMILPRRHSASFVADARAEDVTFLADVLQRTLLLLYRAANNPDYNAVLHTAPLRDSCMDYYHWHIEIVPRLTTPAGFELGSGIYITTAIPEETADYLREQVRQLGI is encoded by the coding sequence GTGTCCGAACTGCGTCAGGACATCGCCACCAAGCGGTGGGTCATCGTCTCCAAAGAGCGGGCAAAGCGTCCACATCAGTTTCTGAAACAGATGGTGGTGCAGGAGGAACCGGACCACCGGGATGACTGTCCTTTCTGTGAGGGAAACGAGGGGCAAACTCCCCCTGAGGTGTACGCTCTGCGCAACGGGAGCGAACCCAACCAGCCCGGCTGGAAAGTGCGTGTGGTGCCCAACAAGTTTGCCGCGCTCTCCACTTCAGCCAAATGGGAGGTGAAACATCCCGAGATTTTCACCACCATTAACGGCTATGGCTCTCATGAGGTGATTATCGAGACGCCCCAGCACAATCAGACTCTGGCAACCCTGCCGCAGGAGCATGTGCAGCTGGTGCTGCAGGCATTACTGCAGCGGATGCGTACATTAGCACAGGATAACCGTATTGCTTTCGTGCAGGTGTTTCGCAATCACGGTGCCGGGGCGGGTACTTCGCTGGTGCATCCCCACTCGCAGCTGATTGCCACGCCCATTGTGCCCACCAACATCCGCGAGGAGATTGAGGAAGCCCGCCGCTTCTACGACGACCGGGTGACCTGCGTGTACTGCTACATGCTGGAGAAGGAGCTGGAGTGCGAAGAGCGTGTCGTGTTGACCACAGACCATTACGTGGTACTGGCGCCCTTCGCGTCACGCTTCCCCTTTGAGCTGATGATACTGCCACGCCGGCACAGCGCGTCCTTTGTGGCGGATGCGCGGGCTGAGGATGTGACGTTTCTGGCGGATGTGTTGCAGCGCACCCTGTTGTTGCTCTACCGCGCGGCCAATAACCCCGACTACAACGCCGTACTGCACACTGCTCCGCTGCGCGATAGCTGCATGGATTACTATCACTGGCATATTGAAATCGTGCCTCGCCTGACCACGCCTGCCGGGTTCGAGCTGGGAAGTGGCATCTATATCACCACCGCCATTCCTGAGGAGACCGCGGATTACTTGCGCGAACAGGTGCGTCAGCTCGGAATATAG
- a CDS encoding peptidyl-prolyl cis-trans isomerase — protein MRKGLLLCIVLPVGILLATTGCGRKTVGEVNDNPISQAEYYKTLERMAVPLTQGENPVRDPATGRIIREQAGYLALRMLVDRRIILQMAEKEKVMPTEDEVKKELERQKKLPGFNERLKTLGYTQDDLKEDIKVELAAFKLITKGITVSDDEVKKAYQQNIQQFTIPAQVQVALILVDNRKTLDEVQAMLKKGTDFHVVAVQKSMKLPNMPQGGVWLRETDDTFKQFPQLWQTLQKTPVGSVTSPQPLRLPGAQGKVVNGWVLFKVLDKKDRQVRPFDEVKEDLRRLLMQAKSKRNLGRELMQMRAQAKVSFEIPRFNRRWQEEMKQLQQQLQEAQPSPALPAVPTPTPGGATP, from the coding sequence ATGCGAAAAGGGCTGCTGCTATGCATCGTGCTTCCGGTGGGGATTCTACTGGCGACCACCGGCTGCGGCAGGAAAACGGTCGGTGAAGTCAACGATAATCCCATTAGCCAGGCGGAGTACTACAAAACACTGGAGCGGATGGCGGTTCCGCTCACGCAGGGCGAAAACCCCGTGCGCGACCCGGCTACCGGTCGCATCATCCGCGAACAGGCGGGGTATCTGGCTCTGCGAATGCTGGTAGACCGCCGCATTATCCTGCAGATGGCAGAGAAAGAGAAGGTAATGCCCACCGAAGACGAGGTTAAAAAAGAGCTGGAACGCCAGAAAAAACTGCCGGGCTTCAACGAACGCCTGAAGACGCTCGGCTACACGCAGGACGACCTGAAAGAGGACATCAAAGTGGAGCTGGCAGCCTTCAAGCTGATTACCAAGGGCATTACCGTCAGCGATGACGAGGTGAAGAAGGCGTACCAGCAGAACATCCAGCAGTTCACTATCCCGGCGCAGGTGCAGGTCGCGCTGATTCTCGTGGACAATCGCAAGACACTGGACGAAGTGCAGGCAATGTTGAAAAAAGGCACCGATTTCCATGTCGTAGCGGTGCAGAAGTCCATGAAGCTGCCCAATATGCCTCAGGGCGGCGTCTGGCTGCGCGAGACCGATGATACTTTCAAGCAGTTTCCTCAGCTGTGGCAGACGCTGCAGAAAACACCGGTTGGTAGTGTGACCTCACCGCAGCCCCTCAGGCTGCCGGGCGCGCAGGGCAAAGTGGTGAACGGATGGGTGCTGTTTAAAGTGCTGGACAAGAAGGACCGACAGGTGCGCCCGTTCGATGAAGTGAAGGAAGACCTGCGCCGTCTGCTGATGCAGGCAAAAAGCAAGCGCAACCTGGGACGCGAACTGATGCAGATGCGAGCACAGGCGAAGGTATCGTTCGAGATACCTCGCTTTAACCGCCGCTGGCAGGAGGAGATGAAGCAGTTGCAGCAGCAGCTTCAGGAGGCCCAACCCTCACCTGCCTTACCTGCCGTCCCCACACCGACACCCGGAGGCGCAACACCTTAA
- a CDS encoding DUF1559 domain-containing protein: MMRRHAFTLIELLVVIAIIAILAAILFPVFAQARDKARQTADLSNLKQIGLAIQMYAQDYDETMAPAEGWRPDIQADPGQFVTWMALVLPYTKNHQIFRSPKYAFLYPESIANWLNYGLHGAMVQGTAPNRVLPISYAAVNLRWSTWPHQTTVSANNGYGGKGGMYASYPQWTSGDTPVSLASIEEVAGTRVVVNALSYHIISGCDLDILDDNGQLPCGFTMVTYRDPGGNAPWAVNLNPPNPDVLAPFARRMNVVFADGHAKSVPWGMGCPHEYTVEADRSLVPQRCRQQ, encoded by the coding sequence ATGATGAGGCGACACGCTTTCACGCTGATCGAGCTGCTTGTTGTTATCGCGATTATCGCGATACTGGCAGCCATTCTGTTCCCGGTTTTCGCCCAGGCACGCGACAAGGCACGCCAGACCGCAGACCTGAGCAACCTGAAGCAGATTGGGCTGGCCATCCAGATGTACGCCCAGGATTACGATGAGACGATGGCTCCTGCCGAAGGCTGGCGCCCGGACATTCAGGCGGACCCCGGTCAATTCGTCACCTGGATGGCGCTGGTGCTTCCCTACACCAAGAACCACCAGATTTTCCGCTCGCCGAAGTATGCCTTCCTGTATCCGGAGAGCATTGCCAACTGGTTGAACTACGGCTTGCACGGTGCGATGGTTCAGGGCACCGCACCTAATCGGGTATTGCCCATCTCCTACGCGGCGGTCAACCTGCGCTGGTCCACCTGGCCACACCAGACCACAGTCTCCGCGAACAACGGCTATGGAGGCAAAGGTGGGATGTACGCGTCATATCCGCAGTGGACGTCCGGTGATACCCCGGTAAGCCTCGCCTCTATCGAGGAGGTGGCAGGCACTCGCGTGGTGGTTAATGCCCTTTCGTACCATATCATTAGCGGGTGCGACCTAGACATTCTGGACGACAACGGGCAGCTGCCCTGCGGCTTCACCATGGTCACCTATCGTGATCCTGGTGGTAATGCTCCGTGGGCGGTTAACCTGAATCCGCCCAATCCCGATGTGCTGGCTCCGTTCGCGCGCAGGATGAACGTCGTCTTCGCCGATGGCCACGCCAAGTCTGTGCCATGGGGAATGGGATGTCCGCACGAGTACACCGTTGAAGCCGACCGCTCGCTGGTACCCCAGCGTTGCCGCCAGCAGTGA
- a CDS encoding neutral/alkaline non-lysosomal ceramidase N-terminal domain-containing protein, whose translation MALKAAVCETNITPPVGVWLAGFAGRSSGCIGIHDELHARALVLDDGISLACVVSMDLIALDFDLVEIIRDGVYRKVGIPPERLLLNCSHTHSGPATRTFRTMGERDELYCNIMARKLVGAVQQAVDMLEPVSLRWERAPVQIGINRRERRDGKTVIGQNPKGFVQPYVDVLRVDREDGNPLAVLFAYAAHPVVLGGQNLWVTADYPGAACDFLRRAGTGTPMFLQGCAGNINPVHTGATFAHARKLGEILGAAVVVASHLSEPVEAVPVSGSLRTVQLPYVFPPVEEAQQHLRQAEEDLQRAEEEGAPLGVLMWRRDMVRWAQDLLLAVEKQEPRTMPLEIQHLRLGDVHLLAFPAEMFVQYALDFERQSPHKPTITLGYSNGCWGYIPTAADYLLGGYEVDMAYRYYGTLMVSSDCERLIREEVYAMLDVPHPDWTPYATDMG comes from the coding sequence ATGGCGCTGAAAGCTGCCGTCTGTGAAACCAATATTACCCCACCCGTCGGGGTGTGGCTGGCAGGGTTCGCCGGTCGCTCCAGCGGGTGTATCGGCATCCACGACGAACTGCACGCTCGCGCGCTGGTACTGGACGACGGAATCAGCCTGGCATGTGTCGTCAGCATGGACCTGATTGCGCTGGACTTCGATCTGGTGGAAATCATCCGGGACGGCGTGTACCGCAAGGTAGGTATCCCCCCGGAGCGGCTGCTACTGAACTGCTCGCACACGCATTCGGGTCCTGCCACACGCACCTTCCGCACGATGGGCGAGCGGGATGAGCTCTACTGCAACATCATGGCGCGCAAGCTGGTGGGTGCAGTGCAACAGGCAGTGGATATGCTGGAGCCGGTCAGCCTGCGCTGGGAACGCGCCCCGGTGCAAATCGGCATCAACCGCCGGGAGCGGCGCGATGGCAAAACGGTAATCGGGCAGAACCCAAAAGGTTTCGTCCAGCCTTATGTCGATGTGCTGCGCGTCGACCGCGAGGACGGCAACCCGCTGGCGGTGCTTTTTGCTTATGCCGCTCATCCGGTCGTGTTGGGCGGGCAAAATCTGTGGGTGACCGCAGACTATCCTGGCGCGGCGTGCGATTTCCTGCGCCGTGCGGGAACGGGCACGCCGATGTTCCTGCAGGGCTGCGCGGGAAACATCAACCCCGTACATACAGGAGCCACCTTTGCGCACGCACGCAAGCTGGGAGAGATACTCGGGGCGGCGGTGGTGGTTGCCTCGCACCTGTCCGAACCTGTGGAAGCAGTGCCCGTCTCGGGCAGTTTGCGCACGGTGCAGCTACCCTACGTTTTTCCGCCTGTGGAGGAGGCACAGCAACACCTGCGCCAGGCAGAGGAGGATTTACAGCGTGCAGAGGAAGAGGGCGCGCCACTGGGAGTGCTGATGTGGCGGCGCGATATGGTGCGGTGGGCGCAGGACCTTCTGCTGGCTGTGGAGAAGCAAGAGCCCCGTACGATGCCGCTCGAGATACAGCACCTGCGCCTCGGCGATGTGCATCTGCTGGCGTTCCCTGCGGAGATGTTTGTGCAGTACGCCCTCGACTTCGAACGGCAGTCCCCACATAAACCCACCATCACGCTGGGGTACAGTAACGGCTGCTGGGGATACATTCCAACCGCGGCGGACTACCTCCTCGGCGGGTATGAAGTGGATATGGCTTACCGTTACTATGGCACGCTGATGGTGTCCTCCGACTGCGAGCGGCTGATTCGGGAAGAGGTATACGCGATGCTGGACGTACCTCACCCCGACTGGACGCCCTACGCAACGGATATGGGATAG
- a CDS encoding PaaI family thioesterase: MPCKLPHSHTCFVCGESNPKALNVRFYADEHGAYVPLVLREEQMGYPGIAHGGALMSILDELMGWAATMQTGEFSVSAEINTRFLKPVPLHTPLTARAQMTQRRGRVWYTHGEIVDEKGTVYVRAIGKYVSIGKERTVEILKLMIHDPDALSPEELLRRFHYTE, translated from the coding sequence ATGCCGTGCAAGTTGCCGCACTCACATACCTGTTTCGTCTGCGGGGAGAGCAATCCGAAAGCGTTGAACGTTCGCTTTTACGCGGATGAACACGGCGCTTATGTGCCGCTGGTTTTGCGTGAAGAGCAGATGGGCTACCCGGGCATCGCACATGGCGGCGCTTTGATGAGCATACTGGATGAGCTGATGGGCTGGGCGGCGACCATGCAAACGGGAGAGTTCAGTGTTTCGGCAGAAATCAATACGCGCTTCCTCAAGCCGGTGCCTTTGCACACCCCGCTGACCGCGCGGGCGCAAATGACCCAGAGGCGGGGCAGGGTATGGTACACGCATGGCGAGATTGTGGACGAGAAGGGCACGGTGTATGTGCGAGCTATCGGTAAATACGTCTCTATCGGCAAGGAACGCACTGTGGAGATATTGAAGTTGATGATACACGATCCGGATGCACTCTCGCCGGAAGAGCTGCTGCGCCGTTTTCACTACACGGAGTGA
- a CDS encoding DUF4091 domain-containing protein, which translates to MRVFLPMMLLFVMCLGAAAQNLLPPLSEWQTGDASHVPADWKVLPSVFRTQADGRQVLGVRGAGQDSAYWRTPVNLQTGQAYVFRFRARGEGRGGVIVSGTNATNHDFPVPNQWTEYAFAFRCPETSPLFARVGHWHWNGTVWFDRMELSPAQAVHRQWGNLTLGEGESLRAGRYTDTHVMSWFGTTIHRTLWRQTAYFNTNRWVISKGQEVIYRYALPFRIRQATVTVNRERHSSATVVVSVSINGQQWQPVARSEKEGSMVVQLPESLFPTRQLYVRLSAESDSPAGVGIVDSYQLQAEVDYQGASRHGRTLIVEQRQTSPRLQAQWFAESDLLRVRWENRQPTRQQLQIALGVNGEWKTLGRISLQPNRQATTEWTLSRLPAGKHTVAIRATSGRSVVYSAQTEVTTMVVEEPHYGYPLAAPVGFGDVWWCEGAWKVGRDRPAPTGKAAAIEIEAARNEFEPAQLVLRAKEANTVIESVSVTDLVGSQTRIPASQIRLHEVATVQVEHPSDSLGAPGEYPDPLPPLKTPFTLPHNRNQAIWILVYVPESAPAGEYQGSVTIHTNRGRITVPLKLTVFDFTLPKSPTLRSGFGIGAWNIKRYHHLQNAEQEKQVWDLYMRSFAEHRIAPYSFYAHAPIRVRFEGEGADKKVIVDFSEFDKAASYYLDEVGFNAFVLPIEGMGGGTFFERYPGEFGGFKAGTPEYERLWGEYVRQIESHLREKGWLDKAYVYWFDEPEPRDYEFVIEGMQRLKRHAPGIRRMLTEQPEPPLYGHVDLWCGLTPEWTREKAEERKKAGEEVWWYICTGPRAPYIGLFIEHPGVEMRLWGWQTWQYGIQGILIWETTWWTSPTAFPDSLQNPWEDPMSYVSGYGVPQGTKQFWGNGDGRFLYPPRRDPNGQHSPAIEPPSPSIRWENLRDGVEDYEYFVILQKQIERLRGKAPESLLKEAEKLLEVPEHISKDLTHFTTDPRPLLEHRRKIARMIERLQKIERGGSTVAQEGGTWR; encoded by the coding sequence ATGCGTGTTTTCTTGCCGATGATGTTGCTGTTTGTGATGTGTTTGGGGGCAGCGGCGCAAAACCTGCTACCACCGCTGTCGGAATGGCAAACAGGAGATGCCTCTCACGTACCTGCTGACTGGAAGGTGCTGCCAAGCGTGTTTCGCACTCAAGCCGATGGCAGGCAGGTGCTCGGGGTGCGCGGCGCGGGGCAGGATAGCGCGTACTGGCGCACGCCAGTGAACCTCCAGACTGGGCAGGCATATGTCTTTCGCTTTCGGGCGCGTGGCGAAGGCAGGGGCGGGGTTATCGTCAGCGGAACCAACGCTACGAACCACGACTTCCCCGTACCAAACCAGTGGACGGAGTATGCTTTCGCCTTTCGATGCCCCGAAACATCGCCACTTTTTGCGCGAGTAGGACACTGGCACTGGAACGGCACGGTGTGGTTCGACCGCATGGAACTGTCGCCTGCGCAAGCCGTTCACCGGCAATGGGGCAACCTGACGCTTGGCGAGGGCGAAAGCCTGCGTGCTGGTCGGTATACGGATACCCACGTGATGTCATGGTTCGGTACCACTATCCACCGCACCCTTTGGAGGCAAACGGCATATTTCAACACCAACCGCTGGGTCATCAGCAAGGGGCAGGAAGTTATCTACAGGTATGCGCTACCGTTCCGCATAAGACAGGCAACGGTAACGGTCAACAGAGAACGGCACAGTAGCGCCACGGTGGTAGTGAGCGTTAGTATCAACGGACAGCAGTGGCAGCCCGTGGCGCGCTCGGAAAAGGAGGGCAGTATGGTAGTGCAACTGCCCGAAAGCCTGTTCCCCACACGGCAATTGTATGTTCGGCTCTCCGCAGAAAGCGACAGCCCCGCTGGGGTTGGCATCGTGGATTCCTATCAGCTGCAGGCGGAGGTAGACTATCAAGGAGCGTCGCGACACGGACGAACCCTGATCGTCGAGCAACGTCAGACGTCTCCCAGATTGCAGGCGCAGTGGTTTGCCGAATCGGACCTGCTGCGTGTCCGCTGGGAGAACCGACAACCCACCAGGCAGCAGCTGCAGATTGCGCTGGGCGTGAATGGAGAGTGGAAGACGCTCGGGCGCATCTCGCTACAGCCCAACCGCCAGGCGACCACTGAGTGGACGCTCAGCCGTCTTCCTGCTGGCAAACATACCGTCGCCATCCGTGCCACGTCAGGAAGGTCTGTCGTGTACTCTGCCCAGACGGAGGTCACCACAATGGTAGTGGAAGAGCCCCATTACGGCTACCCGCTCGCTGCGCCGGTCGGCTTTGGCGATGTGTGGTGGTGTGAAGGCGCATGGAAGGTGGGACGCGATCGACCCGCCCCAACAGGCAAAGCTGCCGCCATCGAGATAGAAGCCGCCCGCAATGAATTCGAGCCCGCGCAGCTGGTGCTGCGCGCAAAGGAAGCCAATACCGTCATCGAAAGCGTCTCCGTTACCGACCTCGTGGGGTCACAGACGCGCATCCCTGCCTCGCAGATTCGGCTGCACGAGGTGGCAACAGTGCAGGTCGAGCATCCCAGCGACAGTCTCGGCGCGCCCGGCGAGTACCCCGACCCCCTGCCGCCGTTGAAAACGCCGTTTACGCTTCCACATAACCGCAATCAGGCGATATGGATACTGGTATACGTTCCCGAGAGCGCGCCCGCTGGCGAGTATCAGGGCTCGGTCACCATCCACACCAATCGCGGCAGAATCACTGTACCACTGAAGCTGACCGTGTTCGACTTCACTCTGCCGAAGTCGCCCACGCTGCGCAGCGGCTTTGGAATCGGTGCATGGAATATCAAGCGGTATCACCATCTTCAGAACGCGGAGCAGGAAAAGCAGGTATGGGATTTGTACATGCGCTCTTTTGCGGAACACCGCATCGCCCCCTACTCGTTCTACGCTCATGCGCCCATCCGTGTGCGCTTCGAAGGAGAGGGCGCAGACAAAAAGGTCATCGTGGATTTCAGCGAGTTCGACAAAGCGGCGTCCTACTATCTGGATGAGGTAGGCTTCAACGCCTTCGTGCTGCCCATCGAGGGGATGGGCGGTGGAACGTTCTTCGAGCGATACCCGGGCGAGTTTGGCGGGTTCAAGGCGGGCACCCCTGAATATGAGCGGCTCTGGGGCGAGTATGTGCGGCAGATAGAATCGCACCTGCGGGAGAAGGGCTGGCTGGACAAGGCGTATGTCTACTGGTTCGACGAGCCGGAGCCGCGCGATTATGAGTTCGTCATCGAGGGGATGCAGCGACTGAAGCGGCACGCGCCCGGCATCCGCCGCATGCTCACCGAACAGCCTGAGCCGCCTCTGTATGGACACGTGGACTTGTGGTGTGGTCTCACGCCAGAGTGGACGCGCGAGAAGGCGGAGGAGCGCAAGAAGGCGGGCGAGGAGGTCTGGTGGTACATCTGCACTGGTCCCCGTGCTCCGTATATCGGCTTGTTTATCGAGCATCCGGGCGTGGAGATGCGCCTGTGGGGCTGGCAGACATGGCAATACGGCATTCAGGGTATTCTCATCTGGGAGACCACGTGGTGGACCAGTCCGACTGCCTTCCCCGACAGCCTGCAGAACCCGTGGGAAGACCCGATGAGCTACGTCAGTGGCTACGGCGTACCGCAGGGCACGAAGCAGTTCTGGGGCAATGGCGACGGGCGGTTCCTGTATCCTCCGCGTCGCGACCCGAATGGGCAGCATTCTCCCGCTATCGAGCCTCCATCTCCATCGATACGCTGGGAAAACCTGCGCGATGGCGTGGAGGACTACGAATACTTCGTCATCTTGCAAAAGCAGATTGAGCGGTTGCGGGGCAAGGCGCCCGAAAGTCTGCTGAAAGAGGCGGAAAAGCTGCTGGAGGTCCCTGAGCATATCTCCAAAGACCTGACGCACTTCACCACCGACCCCCGCCCGCTACTGGAGCATCGGCGTAAGATAGCGAGGATGATTGAACGACTGCAGAAGATAGAGCGCGGCGGTTCCACCGTTGCTCAGGAGGGAGGAACATGGCGCTGA
- a CDS encoding heparinase II/III-family protein has translation MRVLLTILVTAVCLGVAVGKADTVPKKTIALFTPEQIQRARHRLANEEPARQAVQGILQMAQQWVQFSDDHLRETIPPPQVPRAFNISFSGCPVCGRETFKYGNYGFETPLEKPWKVICPNCKSEFPSNDFSAFLKSGMKDRSLLTGDYPDDGWGWKKPGEEKKYWFVAYYCHWHWMRHIIPAVHSLACAYLLTGDSRYAHKALVMLCRIAEYYPEMDHNKQSRYATEFQPSYTGKIVNAIWETGVATNLAEAVDFVWDAIDSDTELQRSLGKDAEGIRQHLYRNLLMEFIKAIKEYRISGNYGMHQKTLLTSAIVSQDPELLQWCVDYILNNTGDRYTHEGLQFALANLFFREGMGHESAPGYHFLWNKEVAHICDYLLRANVNLFGHPTVKRLFYYPFEMSAAKGFTPTIGDSGSVDVSRIDLPAWMAEIAYRQYGDPLFYPLLPKPQDNAGRAYTQFTDLFQPDFPPAPSAQPDTSPYERSRLLGDYGLAILRGGQGENQRALTLYYGWAGGGHGHYDRLNIELFAFGKKLLPDLGYPQFAADDPEPPGWTQHTVSHCTVMVDAQRQANLARGRLHRFAQSAWVKFVDASAESVYPGRASLYRRQTAMIDLPSADAFYAVDVFHVQGGKQHHYSLHLPGTEVVFKGIAFPEPRTGTLAGEEVPFGKMYDDPQRANATSGFHGYAGSGFAFLTDPQEAQSDRSWLASWRQDDIRLRIHWLPTQQMHFIACNGYPKGNRANPPLKYLIAHTQTKGVEPLRSTFVTVIEAARSTPLIRSTHLLPLAPDSADTVAIEVNHRYGRDVVFLSLTPERRRELPDGIACSAAFAVMRFGNEGNLRQAFVTGGEATCGTWRLQAHDLKGNVEQVLPDKHEVVVNLRGNIGDEDLLHRLILFRAGEHQAEYEIFRATREGKRWRLWLGDYEFLRGRALVGEIDEAQRTVRTPTVLALDAVALVKGMAVSNEARTAWWRLKSTRRGEVALDGDASLTSLRADADGDGRAVLLVWDFGTGDSVLIPGQADYRR, from the coding sequence ATGCGTGTGCTACTGACGATTCTGGTCACCGCGGTGTGTCTTGGCGTCGCGGTGGGAAAGGCGGATACCGTGCCCAAGAAAACCATTGCTCTGTTCACCCCTGAGCAGATACAACGTGCGCGGCATCGTCTGGCGAATGAAGAACCTGCCCGTCAGGCTGTGCAGGGTATCCTGCAAATGGCGCAGCAGTGGGTGCAATTCAGCGACGATCACCTGCGTGAGACCATCCCACCGCCTCAGGTTCCGCGTGCCTTCAACATCAGCTTCTCGGGATGCCCGGTGTGCGGCAGGGAGACCTTCAAGTATGGCAACTACGGCTTCGAGACCCCGCTGGAGAAGCCATGGAAGGTCATCTGCCCCAACTGCAAGAGTGAGTTCCCTTCCAATGACTTCAGCGCATTCCTGAAAAGCGGCATGAAAGACCGCTCCCTGCTGACCGGCGACTACCCTGACGATGGCTGGGGCTGGAAAAAGCCCGGTGAGGAGAAGAAGTACTGGTTCGTTGCATACTACTGCCACTGGCACTGGATGCGCCATATCATCCCCGCTGTACACAGTCTGGCATGCGCGTACCTGCTGACAGGCGATAGCCGTTACGCACACAAAGCGCTGGTTATGCTCTGTCGCATCGCGGAATACTATCCCGAGATGGACCACAATAAACAGTCTCGCTACGCCACCGAGTTCCAGCCTTCATACACGGGCAAAATCGTTAATGCCATCTGGGAGACAGGCGTTGCCACCAACCTTGCGGAGGCGGTGGACTTCGTATGGGACGCTATCGACAGCGACACCGAACTTCAGCGTTCACTGGGCAAAGATGCGGAAGGGATTCGTCAGCACCTCTACCGCAACCTGTTGATGGAGTTCATCAAAGCCATCAAGGAGTACCGTATCTCCGGCAACTACGGGATGCATCAGAAGACACTGCTCACCAGTGCCATCGTCTCACAGGACCCCGAACTGTTGCAATGGTGCGTGGACTATATACTGAACAATACCGGCGACCGCTATACGCACGAGGGACTGCAGTTTGCCCTTGCCAACCTTTTCTTTCGCGAGGGCATGGGACACGAATCCGCGCCCGGATACCACTTCCTCTGGAACAAGGAGGTAGCGCACATCTGCGACTATCTGTTGAGAGCGAACGTCAACCTGTTTGGACACCCCACTGTCAAGAGGCTGTTTTATTATCCGTTTGAGATGAGCGCAGCAAAGGGTTTCACCCCCACTATTGGCGATTCGGGCAGCGTGGATGTTTCGCGCATTGACCTGCCCGCATGGATGGCGGAAATCGCTTATCGCCAGTACGGCGACCCGCTGTTCTATCCCCTGCTCCCCAAGCCACAGGACAACGCGGGGCGCGCCTACACACAGTTCACGGACCTGTTCCAGCCTGATTTTCCGCCTGCACCCTCTGCCCAGCCTGACACCTCGCCCTACGAGCGTTCGCGCCTGCTGGGCGACTACGGACTGGCAATCTTGCGTGGCGGGCAGGGCGAAAACCAGCGCGCGCTCACGCTATACTACGGCTGGGCAGGGGGTGGACATGGACACTACGACAGGCTCAACATCGAACTTTTCGCCTTCGGCAAAAAGCTGTTGCCCGACCTGGGCTATCCGCAGTTTGCCGCCGATGACCCCGAGCCGCCCGGCTGGACGCAACACACCGTCAGTCACTGCACGGTGATGGTAGACGCACAGCGTCAGGCAAACCTCGCCAGAGGACGCCTGCACCGGTTCGCACAATCCGCATGGGTAAAGTTCGTGGATGCCTCCGCGGAAAGCGTCTATCCCGGCAGGGCATCGCTCTACCGCCGGCAAACGGCGATGATAGACCTTCCCAGCGCCGACGCCTTCTACGCGGTGGACGTGTTCCATGTGCAGGGAGGCAAGCAACACCATTATTCCCTGCACCTGCCCGGCACAGAGGTGGTGTTCAAAGGCATTGCTTTCCCGGAACCGCGCACAGGAACCCTCGCCGGTGAGGAAGTGCCCTTTGGGAAGATGTACGACGACCCTCAGCGTGCGAATGCCACCTCAGGCTTTCACGGCTACGCCGGCAGCGGCTTCGCTTTCCTCACTGACCCGCAGGAAGCACAGAGCGACCGCTCCTGGCTGGCAAGCTGGCGACAGGACGATATCCGCCTGCGTATCCACTGGTTGCCCACGCAGCAGATGCATTTCATCGCCTGCAACGGCTACCCGAAGGGCAACCGTGCTAATCCACCGCTCAAGTACCTAATTGCCCACACGCAAACCAAAGGGGTAGAGCCGCTGCGCAGTACCTTTGTGACGGTGATCGAGGCAGCGAGGAGCACTCCGCTCATTCGCAGCACGCATCTGCTTCCGCTTGCGCCTGACAGCGCAGATACCGTTGCAATAGAGGTTAACCATCGGTACGGAAGGGATGTGGTCTTCCTGTCCCTCACGCCCGAAAGGCGAAGGGAGCTACCCGACGGTATTGCGTGCAGCGCAGCGTTCGCTGTAATGCGCTTCGGCAACGAAGGCAATCTCCGGCAGGCTTTCGTCACCGGCGGAGAAGCCACCTGTGGCACATGGAGATTGCAAGCGCACGACCTCAAAGGGAACGTGGAGCAGGTATTACCCGACAAGCACGAGGTGGTGGTGAACCTGCGTGGCAACATCGGCGACGAGGACCTTCTTCATCGCCTCATCCTGTTCAGAGCGGGGGAGCATCAGGCGGAATACGAGATATTTCGCGCCACACGCGAGGGTAAGAGGTGGCGACTGTGGCTGGGTGATTATGAGTTCCTGCGTGGCAGGGCGCTCGTCGGTGAAATAGACGAAGCACAGCGCACCGTCCGTACGCCGACCGTCCTGGCTCTGGACGCCGTCGCGCTTGTAAAGGGCATGGCAGTGAGTAATGAAGCACGCACCGCGTGGTGGCGGCTGAAATCTACCCGGCGAGGGGAGGTCGCGCTGGATGGAGACGCTTCCCTTACCTCGTTGCGGGCAGATGCGGACGGTGACGGTCGCGCCGTGCTGCTCGTATGGGATTTCGGTACAGGCGACAGCGTGCTTATCCCCGGACAGGCGGATTATAGGCGATAG